From the genome of Rhinatrema bivittatum chromosome 18, aRhiBiv1.1, whole genome shotgun sequence, one region includes:
- the LOC115079678 gene encoding protocadherin gamma-B1-like, translating to MAVRRIRPCETDWRVRRQVPFSFLICWLCRSVCGHIHHYSVPEEMEKGSLVANIAKDLGLNVNDLTDRKLRVVSGTKKQYFRVNWNGNLYINERIDREKICPDIEICSLNFETVVENPLNVFHIQVSILDINDNSPSFFRSNVLEISESVMPGTRFPVENARDPDIGTNAIQSYQLEINEHFIMDEKENTDNMKYLELVLQKPLDREKQSTHHLVLTARDGGDPVRTGTSLIVVNVIDANDNSPIFSQESYKVRLKENTPNNSLVLQVKASDEDEGTNAQITYLLRNIPDSSHEIFTLDPINGEITIKGSLDFEETGNLKIGVEARDGGGLVAHCKVLVEIIDENDNAPEITLTSISTLVPEDSPPGTVIALINVHDRDSGANGEASCHIQDRAPLKLISSSSNYYKLVTENILDRESVSEYNITIIATDKGSPSLSTMKTLQLQITDINDNMPTFEQIPYISYVHENNSPGVSIFSIKASDPDLEQNSLITYTVVTTNVEGVPVSALISINSKTGIIYAQRSFDYEQFREFQFLVKAEDSGTPPLSSNVTVKVFVLDQNDNVPKILYPSLRSDGSALFEMIPPSAEVGYLVTKVVAVDVDSGHNAWLSYYLRQSTEPALFKVGFHTGEIRTSRAFLEKDSLKQRVVILVKDNGQPPLSTTVTLNMVFSENFQEVLPELSNQSADSDSESNLHLYLVTALALITFLFLMTVFLILLKKCLRAKKSTVLKCLSSDLCSQTGPSFPSHYSDGTLPYTYQLCAATESGKNTFTFLEANEQREIINNHNSTDNAAILFMSSQGINLKRENDPDQKVSRSISLSILRQS from the coding sequence ATGGCTGTGAGGAGGATCCGACCCTGCGAGACGGACTGGAGAGTCAGACGGCAAGTACCATTTTCCTTCCTAATTTGTTGGCTCTGTCGGTCGGTTTGTGGGCATATTCATCATTATTCAGTCCCggaagaaatggaaaaaggtTCCCTTGTGGCAAATATCGCCAAGGATCTGGGTTTGAATGTAAACGACTTAACCGATCGGAAACTGCGGGTTGTCTCTGGTACTAAAAAGCAGTATTTCCGTgtaaactggaatggaaacttaTATATTAATGAGAGAATAGACAGGGAGAAAATTTGCCCAGATATCGAGATTTGCTCCCTTAACTTCGAAACGGTTGTTGAAAATCCTCTAAATGTTTTTCATATCCAAGTGAGTATCCTGGATATTAACGACAATTCTCCAAGTTTCTTCAGAAGTAACGTCCTAGAAATCAGTGAGTCTGTTATGCCAGGTACGCGTTTTCCCGTAGAAAACGCGCGAGATCCAGATATCGGAACCAATGCGATACAGAGCTATCAACTTGAAATCAATGAACACTTTATCATGGATGAGAAGGAAAACACTGATAATATGAAATACCTAGAGCTAGTGTTACAAAAACCTTTGGATCGGGAAAAGCAAAGTACTCATCATTTAGTTTTAACAGCAAGGGATGGGGGAGATCCAGTTAGAACCGGCACTTCATTGATTGTGGTAAATGTTATTGATGCTAATGATAATTCTCCCATTTTCAGTCAAGAGAGCTATAAAGTGAGACTTAAAGAAAATACACCAAACAACTCTCTTGTGCTTCAAGTGAAAGCAAGTGATGAAGATGAAGGTACAAACGCTCAAATAACCTACCTTCTAAGGAACATACCAGACAGTTCTCATGAAATTTTCACCCTGGATCCTATAAATGGTGAAATCACAATTAAAGGGTCTCTTGATTTTGAAGAGACCGGGAATTTAAAAATCGGGGTGGAAGCAAGGGATGGAGGTGGCCTAGTTGCCCACTGTAAAGTATTGGTAGAGATTATTGATGAGAATGACAATGCGCCAGAGATAACACTAACGTCCATCTCCACATTAGTACCTGAAGATTCTCCTCCTGGTACAGTAATAGCATTAATCAACGTTCATGACAGGGATTCTGGAGCAAATGGTGAAGCCAGCTGTCATATCCAAGACCGTGCTCCTCTTAAATTAATATCATCTTCTAGTAACTACTACAAACTTGTCACTGAAAATATTCTGGATAGAGAATCTGTCTCAGAATATAATATTACCATTATAGCCACTGACAAAGggtctccttctctctccactaTGAAAACTTTGCAACTACAGATAACGGACATAAATGACAATATGCCCACTTTTGAGCAAATACCCTACATTTCTTACGTTCATGAGAATAATTCACCAGGAGTCTCCATTTTTAGTATTAAAGCTTCGGATCCAGATTTGGAGCAGAATTCTCTAATTACTTACACTGTAGTGACCACAAACGTTGAAGGAGTGCCCGTGTCTGCCCTCATCTCTATCAACTCAAAGACTGGAATTATCTACGCCCAGCGCTCATTCGACTATGAACAATTTAGGGAATTTCAGTTCCTGGTGAAAGCTGAAGACAGTGGAACGCCCCCTCTCAGTAGTAACGTCACTGTGAAGGTATTCGTTCTAGATCAGAATGATAATGTTCCTAAAATTCTGTATCCTTCACTCCGTTCTGATGGTTCCGCGCTCTTTGAGATGATTCCTCCTTCAGCCGAGGTTGGTTACCTGGTAACTAAAGTGGTAGCAGTTGATGTGGATTCTGGACACAATGCTTGGCTTTCCTATTACCTGCGGCAAAGCACAGAACCAGCGCTCTTTAAAGTCGGATTTCATACCGGAGAAATAAGGACATCTCGTGCTTTTCTGGAGAAGGATTCTCTGAAGCAAAGAGTGGTCATTTTGGTAAAGGATAACGGACAGCCTCCTCTTTCCACCACAGTTACGCTGAACATGGTATTTTCGGAAAACTTTCAGGAAGTTCTTCCAGAATTAAGTAACCAATCCGCTGATTCGGATTCCGAATCGAATTTACATTTGTATTTAGTGACGGCGTTGGCTTTGATCAcgtttttgtttcttatgactgTTTTCTTGATATTATTAAAAAAGTGTTTAAGAGCAAAGAAGTCAACGGTTCTGAAATGCTTAAGCTCTGACCTTTGTTCTCAAACTGGCCCCAGCTTCCCTTCGCACTACAGCGATGGTACTTTACCTTATACCTACCAACTCTGCGCAGCCACAGAATCCGGGAAGAATACGTTTACTTTCCTTGAAGCAAATGAACaaagagaaataataaataatcacAATTCAACTGATAACGCTGCGATATTATTTATGAGCAGTCAAGGTATCAACCTAAAGCGTGAGAATGATCCAGATCAAAAGGTGAGCAGATCCATTTCTCTTTCAATTTTAAGACAAAGCTGA